From one Raphanus sativus cultivar WK10039 unplaced genomic scaffold, ASM80110v3 Scaffold0368, whole genome shotgun sequence genomic stretch:
- the LOC108831331 gene encoding uncharacterized protein LOC108831331: MSQGEKEEVRVHRIILNQGETVENMLDHKRLTTTMSAADLNIVVDPDAYLEWEKKIEIVFNCKNYTNTQRIQLAATEFYDYALSWWDQLVTMRRLNQEYPVETWSEMKSLMRKRFVPSHYHRDLHQRLRKLTQGAKTVEEYYQDMELLMLRASISEDREATMSRFLGGLNREIQDKVEMQHYVEIEEMLHKAILVEQQLKRKGHSRGSYGTTRFQSPKEDKPNYQKESKPYQKDDTKPSNIYSKDKGKTGASGSKTRDTEEEFEEEPVKGRLLVTRRLLNLQTKADEIEQRENLFYTRCLVQGKVCSLIIDGGSCVNVASETMVKKLGLQVQKHPKPYRLQWLNEQGEMRVSDQVVVPITIGRYEDEILCDVIPMEASHILLGRPWQSDRHVIHDGFTNKHSFEFRGKKTVLVPLTPKEVQEDQLHLQKKKEIELETDLNKQHSFYAKQGDVKRILYSQNSILLLVFKESLLTTTDHTPDHPSEL, translated from the exons atgagtcaaggagagaaagaagaggtcaGAGTCCACAGAATCATCCTGAACCAAGGAGAGACCGTAGAGAACATGCTGGATCACAAGAGACtgacaactactatgagcgcaGCCGATCTGAACAtagtg GTTGATCCGGATGCctacttggagtgggagaagaagattgagattgtctTCAATTGTAAGAACTATACCAACACTCAACGAATCCAACTCgctgcaactgagttctatgaCTATGCTCTGagctggtgggatcaactggttACCATGAGGCGGCTTAACCAAGAATATCCAGTGGAAACATGGagtgagatgaagtctcttatgcgcaagaggtttgtaccGAGCCACTACCACAGAGATCTTCACCAGAGACTAAGAAAACTCACTCAAGGAGCTAAGACCGTAGAGGAGTACTATCAAGATATGGAGCTGTTAATGTTGAGAGCCAGTATTtcagaagatagagaagctacTATGTCAAGGTTTCTTGGAGGGCTCAACCGAGAAATACAAGATAAGgtggagatgcaacactatgttgaaatagaagagatgttgcataaAGCCATTCTAGTGGAGCAGCAGCTCAAGAGGAAGGGACATTCACGTGGAAGCTATGGGACTACTCGGTTCCAAAGTCCTAAGGAAGATAAGCCTAACTACCAGAAGGAGAGTAAACCTTATCAGAAAGATGACACCAAACCTAGCAACATCTACAGCAAGGACAAAGGAAAGACAGGAGCCTCTGGTTCCAAGACCCGAGAT ACTGAAGAAGAGTTTGAAGAAGAACCGGTCAAGGGAAGGTTGTTAGTAACAAGAAGGCTTTTGAATCTTCAAACTAAGGCAGATGAGATTGAGCAGCGTGAGAACTTGTTCTACACTAGGTGCTTGGTTCAAGGGAAGGTATGTAGTCTTATCATTGATGGAGGCAGCTGTGTCAACGTAGCTAGTGAGACTATGGTCAAGAAGTTGGGTTTGCAAGTTCAGAAGCATCCAAAACCATATAGACTGCAGTGGCTTAATGAGCAGGGCGAGATGAGGGTCTCTGATCAAGTAGTGGTACCTATAACCATAGGGAGATATGAGGATGAGATCTTATGTGATGTGATACCTATGGAAGCGAGCCATATTCTTCTCGGACGACCATGGCAATCTGATAGACATGTGatacatgatggcttcaccaacaaGCACTCGTTTGAATTCAGAGGTAAGAAGACAGTGCTGGTGCCATTAACCCCTAAAGAAGTGCAAGAGGATCAACTCCAtctacagaaaaagaaagagattgaacTCGAAACTGATCTCAACAAGCAGCATAGCTTCTATGCCAAACAGGGAGATGTCAAACGAATTCTCTACTCtcaaaactctattttgttGCTTGTGTTTAAAGAATCTTTGCTAACCACCACTGATCATACACCGGaccatccgagtgaacta